Proteins co-encoded in one Seriola aureovittata isolate HTS-2021-v1 ecotype China chromosome 1, ASM2101889v1, whole genome shotgun sequence genomic window:
- the LOC130169799 gene encoding uncharacterized protein LOC130169799 produces MNTVEKKLADLIREHPNLYDQSRRDYKDSLKGHLSWKEIAGAMEKPEEEVRVKWKNLRDKFCKAKKRMAKRNDPLLDDEENQVERPVPVLYNQLAWLSDYVKPRVETGMGETNEVAGSGDDVEKQRDKDEKEMHGPLPIVSTSFSTAESCPTNHQKMGGFLKRKRQATTETEITSADALTNVRDEDELFLLSLLPSLKRLTIKKRMEVRMKFQQVLYAAEFED; encoded by the exons atgaacactgtCGAAAAGAAGTTAGCGGACCTGATACGTGAACACCCGAACCTGTACGACCAATCGCGGCGGGACTACAAAGACAGTCTAAAGGGGCATTTGTCGTGGAAAGAAATCGCAGGCGCCATGGAAAAGCCGGAGGAAGAGGTGAGGGTGAAATGGAAAAATCTGCGCGACAAGTTCTGTAAAGCGAAGAAGCGAATGGCCAAGAGAAACGACCCCCTGCTGGACGACGAGGAGAACCAGGTGGAGAGGCCCGTCCCGGTGCTGTACAACCAGCTGGCCTGGCTCAGCGACTATGTGAAACCCAGAGTGGAAACTGGCATGGGAGAAACAAACGAG GTAGCTGGAAGTGGCGATGATGTGGAGAAACAGCGTGATAAAGATGAGAAGGAGATGCATGGTCCTCTGCCGATCGTTAGTACCAGTTTTTCTACTGCGGAGTCCTGTCCAACCAACCATCAGAAGATGGGAGGCTTTCTTAAACGTAAAAGGCAAGCAACCACAGAAACTGAGATAACATCTGCAGATGCCCTCACCAATgtcagagatgaagatgaactgTTTCTGCTCAGCCTGCTGCCGTCACTGAAGAGGCttaccattaaaaaaagaatggaGGTGCGGATGAAATTCCAACAGGTGCTTTATGCTGCAGAGTTTGAGGACTAA